One genomic region from Sulfurimonas sp. encodes:
- the mtnK gene encoding S-methyl-5-thioribose kinase: MEYKELDVKSVISYLKNVDEVMDYFGSDDLEAIEIGDGNLNYVYLVSSISNPKKALIVKQAVPYLRCVGEEFALSRQRMTFEIRALLKFKNIVTSFIPKIYHSSEDMSIVVMEYLDSHIILRDGLMAKLKYLNFSEHISTYLANTLFKTSSLCLDSTQKRELVDEFNANSELCKLTEDFVFTFAFMQNETNDEENVKNNPLAKKLFSDMEFKAKVLDLKYKFMTASDALIHGDLHTGSVMLNDKETFVIDPEFAFVGPFGFDIGALLANLVNNYIHHSVVTKDEDFKKYLLQMIKEVLELFNKKFLKLWEVQSDSALLIDGYIDANTASKYREKFLKEILRDSVGFAGCKMARRVFGVAGVAEIRGIENEKLRLDAEALVLKIAREFVMKYEKIDSIEDILEIIIAG, from the coding sequence ATGGAGTATAAAGAGTTAGATGTAAAAAGTGTTATATCGTATCTAAAAAATGTTGATGAGGTTATGGACTACTTTGGTAGTGATGACTTAGAAGCAATAGAGATAGGCGATGGTAATTTAAATTATGTCTATCTAGTTAGCTCAATCTCAAACCCAAAAAAAGCACTTATAGTTAAACAGGCTGTTCCTTACCTTAGATGCGTAGGTGAAGAGTTTGCTCTTTCACGCCAAAGAATGACTTTTGAAATAAGAGCACTTTTAAAATTTAAAAATATTGTAACTAGTTTTATTCCTAAAATCTATCATTCTAGTGAAGATATGTCCATAGTAGTGATGGAGTATCTTGATTCTCATATTATTTTAAGAGATGGACTTATGGCAAAGCTTAAATATCTGAATTTTAGTGAGCATATTTCTACCTACTTAGCAAACACACTTTTTAAAACTTCATCTCTTTGTTTAGACTCAACGCAAAAAAGAGAACTTGTAGATGAGTTTAATGCAAATAGTGAGCTTTGTAAACTTACGGAAGACTTTGTATTTACTTTTGCTTTTATGCAAAATGAAACTAATGATGAAGAGAATGTAAAAAACAATCCACTAGCAAAAAAGCTTTTCTCAGACATGGAGTTTAAGGCAAAAGTATTAGATTTAAAATATAAATTTATGACAGCTTCAGATGCTTTGATTCATGGAGATTTACATACTGGTTCGGTGATGTTAAATGACAAAGAAACATTTGTTATAGACCCAGAGTTTGCTTTTGTTGGACCTTTTGGTTTTGATATTGGCGCACTTTTGGCAAATCTTGTAAATAACTATATTCATCATAGTGTTGTAACAAAAGATGAGGATTTTAAAAAATACCTTCTTCAAATGATAAAAGAAGTTTTAGAACTTTTTAATAAGAAATTTTTGAAACTATGGGAAGTTCAGAGTGATTCTGCTTTACTTATAGATGGATACATAGATGCTAATACAGCCTCAAAATATAGAGAAAAGTTTTTAAAAGAGATACTAAGAGATAGCGTAGGCTTTGCAGGTTGTAAGATGGCAAGACGAGTTTTTGGTGTTGCTGGTGTTGCTGAGATTCGAGGTATAGAAAATGAAAAATTACGCTTAGATGCTGAGGCTTTAGTTTTAAAAATAGCTAGAGAATTTGTTATGAAATATGAAAAAATAGATAGTATTGAAGATATATTGGAGATAATAATTGCAGGGTAA
- the metK gene encoding methionine adenosyltransferase has product MYLFTSEVVAPGHPDKCADIISDSIVDALIIKDSKSRVASEVFVAGKHVIVGGEVTSKANFSDGDYEQIVKDALINIGYDGKSAFTREQCLFPEDVKVQILLNSQSPDINQGVDQEDGETGAGDQGIMFGYASNETADYMPAAITYARILSDKVYHYALKHNHKLGVDIKTQVTLDYGNKENFENCKPESIHTIVVSAPSNENMDITEVRELLQGLIDDSGLPTELYDPKKTIVHLNPTGRYVNHSPLHDSGLTGRKLIVDSFGGYSPIGGGAQSSKDYTKVDRSGLYAARWVAKHIVAAGFAKKCSVQLSYAIGVAKPTSVSVDTYGTVCEGLDDDKLSTFVSENFSLTPNWITAKFALDKPSKETFLYADVAARGQVGQSDYPWEKLDSLELFKKLK; this is encoded by the coding sequence ATGTATTTATTCACAAGTGAAGTAGTAGCCCCAGGTCATCCTGATAAATGTGCAGATATTATATCTGATAGCATCGTTGATGCATTAATCATAAAAGATTCTAAATCAAGAGTTGCCAGTGAAGTTTTTGTAGCTGGAAAACATGTAATAGTTGGTGGAGAAGTTACTTCAAAAGCTAACTTTAGTGATGGGGATTATGAGCAAATTGTTAAAGACGCTCTTATAAACATTGGTTATGATGGAAAAAGTGCTTTTACAAGAGAGCAATGTCTATTTCCTGAGGATGTTAAAGTTCAAATCTTACTTAATTCCCAATCTCCAGATATTAACCAAGGTGTTGATCAAGAAGATGGTGAAACTGGTGCAGGTGATCAAGGAATCATGTTTGGTTATGCTTCAAATGAAACGGCTGATTATATGCCAGCAGCTATTACTTATGCAAGAATTTTATCTGACAAAGTTTACCACTACGCACTAAAGCACAATCATAAACTTGGAGTTGATATAAAAACACAAGTTACACTTGATTATGGGAATAAAGAAAATTTTGAAAATTGTAAACCAGAGTCTATTCATACTATTGTTGTTTCTGCTCCTTCAAATGAAAATATGGATATAACAGAAGTTAGAGAGCTTCTTCAAGGTCTAATAGATGACTCTGGACTTCCAACAGAACTTTATGACCCTAAAAAAACAATTGTTCACTTGAATCCAACTGGAAGATATGTAAATCACTCTCCACTTCACGACAGTGGTTTAACAGGACGAAAATTAATCGTTGATAGTTTTGGTGGTTACTCTCCGATAGGCGGAGGAGCACAATCTTCAAAAGACTATACAAAAGTTGATAGAAGTGGACTTTATGCAGCTAGATGGGTTGCAAAACATATTGTTGCTGCTGGATTTGCTAAAAAATGTTCAGTTCAACTCTCTTATGCAATAGGTGTTGCAAAACCTACTTCTGTTTCTGTTGATACTTATGGAACAGTTTGTGAAGGTTTAGATGATGATAAATTATCAACTTTTGTAAGTGAAAACTTTTCATTAACTCCAAACTGGATTACTGCAAAATTTGCTCTTGATAAACCAAGTAAAGAAACTTTCCTATATGCAGATGTAGCTGCTCGTGGTCAAGTTGGTCAAAGTGATTATCCTTGGGAAAAACTAGATTCTTTGGAGCTATTTAAAAAGTTAAAATAA
- a CDS encoding putative quinol monooxygenase, with the protein MSITKRVTFIAKEGSEAKMKELLTAMVLPSKVEDGCIFYDIFVYENNPRKFMAVESWRDDAALDGHKSTEHYATYKSSFEPYCDKKYSDELEILG; encoded by the coding sequence ATGTCAATAACAAAAAGAGTAACATTTATAGCAAAAGAGGGTAGTGAAGCAAAAATGAAAGAGCTTTTAACTGCAATGGTGCTCCCGAGTAAAGTAGAAGATGGATGTATTTTTTATGATATTTTTGTATATGAAAATAACCCAAGAAAATTCATGGCAGTAGAATCTTGGAGAGATGATGCAGCACTTGATGGACATAAATCAACAGAGCATTATGCAACTTATAAATCTTCTTTTGAACCATACTGTGATAAAAAATATAGTGATGAACTAGAAATTTTAGGATAA
- the lsrK gene encoding autoinducer-2 kinase has translation MNYLMAIDAGTGSVRAVIFDTEGNQIGVAQKEWTHLEEDGVPNSMSFDFKKNFELVVWCIKNAILDANLKAEDIIALSATSMREGIVLYDENGEELWAVANVDARADKEVKYLKENFSGIEQEFYNLSGQTFALGTLPRIMWLKNNKPKVYEKVANISMIGDWILAKLSGVIATDPSNGGTTGIFSLKNRDWVSGMADKVGIKSDIFPKVLEVGTLMGNVSEEASKLTGLTCKTKVVMGGGDVQLGSAGLGVVELGQVAVLGGSFWQQVVNIPSDTLPPSDMSIRVNPHVISNQSQAEGITFFSGLVMRWFRDAFCEIEKEEAKKRGIDTYAVLEEKAAKVPVGSHGILPIFSDAMKYRKWYHAAPSFLNLSIDANICNRASMFRSLQENAAIVSAINLEKIEEFTNIKIEKIVFAGGASKGALWSQILADVTGCRVQIPKVTEATALGAAMAAGVGAGIYESIEKAAKKLVVWDKTYEPNLENKKLYDEIKYRFSKAYEAQLKLVDDNITTSMWKAPGL, from the coding sequence TTGAACTACTTAATGGCAATTGACGCTGGAACAGGAAGCGTTCGAGCAGTTATCTTTGATACAGAAGGAAATCAAATAGGCGTAGCTCAAAAAGAGTGGACTCATTTAGAAGAAGATGGAGTACCAAACTCTATGAGTTTTGATTTTAAAAAAAACTTTGAACTAGTAGTTTGGTGCATAAAAAATGCAATCTTAGATGCCAACTTAAAGGCTGAAGATATAATCGCTCTAAGTGCTACGAGTATGCGTGAGGGAATAGTTCTTTATGATGAAAATGGTGAGGAACTTTGGGCAGTTGCAAATGTCGATGCAAGAGCGGATAAGGAAGTAAAATATTTAAAAGAAAATTTTTCTGGTATTGAGCAAGAGTTTTACAACTTGTCTGGACAAACTTTTGCTTTAGGAACTTTACCTAGAATCATGTGGCTTAAAAATAATAAACCCAAAGTCTATGAAAAAGTAGCCAATATCTCTATGATAGGAGATTGGATTTTAGCAAAGTTAAGTGGAGTTATAGCAACAGACCCTAGTAACGGTGGAACGACTGGAATTTTTTCTTTAAAGAATCGTGATTGGGTTAGTGGAATGGCTGATAAAGTTGGCATAAAAAGTGATATATTTCCTAAAGTTTTAGAAGTTGGAACTTTGATGGGAAATGTTAGTGAAGAAGCTTCTAAACTCACAGGACTAACATGCAAAACTAAAGTAGTCATGGGTGGTGGAGATGTGCAACTTGGAAGTGCAGGGCTTGGCGTGGTTGAGTTAGGTCAAGTTGCAGTTTTAGGTGGTTCGTTTTGGCAACAAGTTGTAAATATACCTAGTGACACACTGCCTCCTTCTGATATGAGCATAAGAGTAAATCCTCATGTGATTTCAAATCAATCACAAGCTGAAGGCATAACTTTTTTTAGTGGTTTGGTAATGAGATGGTTTAGAGATGCTTTTTGTGAGATAGAAAAAGAAGAAGCTAAAAAACGGGGCATAGATACCTATGCCGTTTTAGAAGAAAAAGCAGCAAAAGTTCCTGTTGGTTCACACGGGATTTTACCGATATTCTCAGATGCTATGAAGTATAGAAAATGGTATCACGCAGCTCCTAGTTTTTTAAATCTTAGTATAGATGCTAACATTTGTAACCGTGCTTCAATGTTTAGAAGTTTACAAGAAAATGCAGCTATCGTGAGTGCAATAAATTTAGAAAAAATAGAAGAATTTACAAATATAAAAATAGAGAAAATAGTTTTTGCTGGTGGTGCATCTAAGGGTGCATTATGGTCACAGATTTTAGCAGATGTAACAGGATGTAGAGTGCAAATACCTAAAGTCACAGAAGCAACTGCTCTAGGTGCTGCAATGGCGGCAGGAGTTGGTGCAGGTATATATGAGTCAATAGAAAAAGCTGCAAAAAAATTGGTTGTTTGGGATAAAACTTATGAACCAAATCTAGAAAACAAAAAACTCTATGATGAGATTAAATATAGGTTTAGTAAAGCTTATGAAGCACAACTAAAGTTAGTTGATGATAATATCACGACTTCAATGTGGAAAGCACCAGGCTTATAA